The Verrucomicrobiia bacterium genome window below encodes:
- a CDS encoding DNA replication/repair protein RecF yields the protein MHLADLRLRDFRNYERLDASFGPGFHLLSGRNAQGKTNLLEAIYLLATLRSFRGAGGGQMVRHGAKGYFVGGRIVGTGTAEVRTYWSPGERRLTLNGAPVRRVADYMGTLRAVVFCAEDVQLIKGLARVRRRFLDLLLVQSRPEYLPLLLRYTQALRLRNALLKRPQPDEDQLMAFSGELVRCGEALMAARSELVPGIAPGVERAFRDISTGADALGLAYHPSVRGDLAVAMANSRSRERIQRTTLVGPHRDDLSLTVNGQAAGPYTSEGQKRSLALALKMAQAEFLTELHGTAPVLLIDDVLGELDAARRTGFLPLLTQCRRAGGQVFMTCTTEAWPRDLGAERVRWRVEGGGLERRDEGSEC from the coding sequence GTGCATCTGGCGGATCTGCGACTCCGGGACTTTCGGAACTACGAGCGGCTGGATGCCAGTTTCGGCCCCGGGTTTCATCTGCTGTCGGGTCGGAACGCCCAGGGCAAGACGAACTTGCTTGAAGCGATCTACCTGCTCGCGACGCTGCGTTCCTTTCGCGGGGCAGGGGGGGGCCAGATGGTCCGGCACGGGGCCAAGGGTTACTTTGTCGGCGGCAGGATCGTCGGCACCGGGACGGCGGAGGTGAGGACCTACTGGTCTCCCGGGGAGCGGCGCCTGACACTCAATGGGGCGCCGGTGCGTCGGGTTGCCGACTACATGGGCACCCTGAGGGCGGTGGTGTTCTGCGCCGAGGATGTGCAGTTGATCAAGGGTCTGGCCCGGGTCCGGCGCCGTTTTCTGGACCTTCTGCTCGTGCAGTCGCGTCCGGAGTACCTGCCGCTGTTGCTCCGCTACACCCAGGCGCTTCGCCTGCGCAACGCGCTGCTGAAACGGCCGCAGCCTGACGAGGACCAGCTGATGGCGTTCTCAGGCGAACTGGTGCGCTGCGGCGAGGCCCTCATGGCGGCCCGAAGCGAGCTGGTGCCCGGGATTGCCCCCGGTGTGGAGCGCGCGTTCCGGGACATCTCCACGGGCGCGGATGCTTTGGGGCTTGCCTATCACCCGTCGGTGCGCGGCGACCTGGCGGTGGCGATGGCCAACAGCCGGTCGCGCGAACGGATCCAGCGGACGACGCTGGTCGGCCCCCACCGCGATGACCTGTCACTCACGGTGAATGGACAGGCGGCGGGTCCGTACACCAGCGAGGGACAAAAGCGTTCGCTGGCGCTGGCGCTCAAGATGGCGCAGGCGGAGTTCCTGACCGAACTCCATGGCACGGCGCCCGTCCTGCTGATTGATGACGTACTGGGGGAATTGGATGCCGCCCGGCGCACCGGATTTCTGCCGTTGCTCACCCAATGTCGTCGAGCGGGCGGGCAGGTGTTCATGACCTGCACCACCGAGGCGTGGCCGCGGGATCTGGGGGCCGAACGGGTCCGCTGGCGGGTCGAAGGGGGCGGTTTGGAGAGGCGCGATGAAGGATCGGAATGCTGA
- a CDS encoding PQQ-like beta-propeller repeat protein, with product MKFLLIAAACAMPATASDWAFIRGPHGDGSTVESVPSPWPPGGPRVLWRVPSSNGFSSFAVGNGRAITLELRTVDGAPQEVVVARSADTGAELWTRPLGPVKYDGGGDSGAGSNKGGDGPRSTPTLDGDHVFVTSGKLVVSCLDAGTGAPVWERDLMKDFAGRNITWQNAASPVVEGDLVLVAGGGAGQSLIAFRKSDGSVVWKGFDETMTHATPTPATLHGQRQVIYFLKSGLLSVDPGTGVELWRFAFPFRTSTAASPVVAGDLVYCSAGYGVGAGACRVTREGDRWTASPVYRFEGNNPLANHWSTPVLREGHLYGMFQFKEYGSGPVKCVNAATGKVTWEQPGFGPGNVILADGQILALSDDGHLVLIAAEPLRYRELARAKVLAGKCWTTPALSQGRVYARSTQEAVCLDFGP from the coding sequence CTGAAATTTCTCCTCATCGCCGCCGCCTGTGCGATGCCTGCAACCGCCTCGGACTGGGCCTTCATCCGCGGCCCGCACGGCGATGGTTCCACCGTGGAGTCGGTGCCGTCTCCCTGGCCGCCGGGAGGGCCCCGCGTGCTTTGGCGCGTGCCGAGTTCCAACGGGTTCAGTTCCTTCGCGGTGGGCAACGGCCGCGCCATCACGCTGGAGCTCCGGACGGTGGACGGGGCGCCCCAGGAGGTGGTGGTGGCGCGTTCTGCGGATACTGGGGCGGAGTTGTGGACCCGTCCGCTGGGCCCCGTGAAGTACGACGGCGGCGGCGATTCCGGTGCGGGGAGCAACAAGGGGGGCGATGGTCCCCGTTCGACACCCACCCTGGATGGCGATCATGTGTTCGTGACTTCCGGAAAGCTGGTGGTGAGCTGCCTTGACGCCGGAACGGGGGCGCCGGTTTGGGAGCGCGATCTCATGAAGGATTTTGCCGGACGGAACATCACCTGGCAGAACGCGGCCTCGCCCGTCGTGGAAGGCGATCTGGTGTTGGTGGCCGGAGGGGGCGCGGGACAATCGCTCATCGCGTTTCGAAAATCGGATGGATCGGTGGTTTGGAAGGGGTTTGACGAGACCATGACCCACGCGACGCCAACGCCGGCAACGCTCCATGGGCAACGCCAGGTGATCTACTTCCTGAAATCCGGGCTGTTGTCGGTGGACCCGGGCACCGGAGTCGAGCTGTGGCGCTTTGCATTCCCGTTCCGGACTTCGACCGCCGCCTCGCCGGTGGTCGCCGGGGATCTGGTGTATTGCTCGGCCGGCTATGGAGTTGGCGCGGGTGCGTGCCGGGTGACGCGGGAGGGCGACCGCTGGACGGCGTCGCCGGTCTACCGGTTTGAAGGCAACAACCCACTCGCCAATCATTGGTCCACGCCGGTGCTGCGGGAGGGCCACCTCTACGGGATGTTCCAGTTCAAGGAATATGGGAGCGGCCCGGTCAAGTGCGTCAACGCGGCCACGGGGAAGGTCACCTGGGAACAGCCCGGGTTTGGGCCAGGCAACGTGATTCTTGCCGACGGCCAGATTCTGGCGCTGAGCGACGATGGACATCTGGTGCTGATCGCCGCCGAGCCATTGCGGTATCGGGAGCTGGCGCGGGCCAAGGTGCTTGCGGGCAAATGTTGGACCACCCCGGCACTGAGCCAAGGGCGCGTCTACGCCCGGAGTACCCAAGAGGCAGTCTGCCTCGATTTCGGCCCTTGA
- a CDS encoding DUF2088 domain-containing protein, which translates to MDGFIGGETALPGSLVTDVQVARLVSRTCPQEAYRGRRILLIIPDGTRTAPIGLMFKTLFSQLGGITRAFDILIALGTHPPMSEEAICDRLEIGIEERRTTFASVQFFNHEWDNPAALKPLGVLAADEIRELSGGRFAMDVPVAVNRRVFDYDEVIIVGPVFPHEVVGMSGGNKYLFPGVGGPDILNFFHWLGAVVTNAAIIGNARTPVRAVVDRAGALVKVPKKCFALVAKGDGAVGIFAGTPEAAWERAAEMSAQHHIVWKDRDYHTILSCAAPMYDELWVGAKAMYKLEPVLADGGELIIFAPHLKQVSVVHGQLIREVGYHCRDYFLKQWDRFRHLPWGTLAHCTHVFGSGTYENGVETPRARVTLATGIPEAVCREINLGYRDWRALRPEAFANREDEGVLLVPKAGEQLYRKRESPKPM; encoded by the coding sequence ATGGACGGCTTCATTGGCGGCGAAACCGCGCTTCCCGGCAGCCTGGTCACCGACGTCCAGGTGGCGCGCCTCGTCTCGCGGACGTGCCCGCAGGAGGCCTATCGAGGCCGCCGCATCCTGCTCATCATCCCCGATGGCACCCGCACGGCCCCAATCGGCCTGATGTTCAAGACCCTGTTTTCCCAACTGGGCGGCATCACCCGCGCCTTCGACATCCTCATCGCCCTGGGGACCCATCCCCCGATGTCCGAGGAGGCGATCTGTGATCGCCTGGAAATCGGCATCGAGGAGCGGCGGACCACCTTCGCAAGCGTCCAATTCTTCAACCACGAATGGGACAATCCGGCCGCGCTAAAGCCACTCGGGGTGCTGGCCGCGGATGAAATCCGGGAGCTGTCGGGGGGGCGGTTCGCCATGGACGTTCCGGTGGCGGTCAACCGCCGCGTTTTCGACTACGACGAGGTGATCATTGTTGGCCCCGTCTTTCCGCACGAGGTGGTGGGAATGAGCGGCGGCAACAAGTACCTGTTCCCGGGAGTCGGCGGCCCGGACATCCTGAATTTTTTTCACTGGCTTGGCGCGGTCGTCACCAACGCCGCCATCATCGGAAATGCCCGAACCCCCGTCCGCGCGGTCGTGGACCGCGCAGGGGCGCTCGTGAAGGTGCCCAAGAAGTGCTTTGCCCTGGTGGCCAAGGGGGACGGTGCCGTCGGGATCTTTGCCGGCACGCCAGAGGCAGCCTGGGAACGCGCCGCCGAAATGTCCGCGCAACATCACATCGTCTGGAAGGACCGCGACTATCACACGATCCTCTCCTGCGCGGCGCCGATGTACGACGAGTTGTGGGTGGGAGCGAAGGCGATGTACAAGCTGGAGCCAGTCCTGGCGGACGGCGGCGAGCTGATCATCTTTGCGCCTCACCTGAAGCAGGTCAGCGTCGTTCACGGCCAGTTGATTCGCGAGGTCGGCTACCACTGCCGCGACTATTTCCTCAAGCAATGGGACCGATTCCGCCACCTGCCCTGGGGTACGCTGGCGCACTGCACACATGTGTTCGGCTCCGGGACCTACGAGAACGGCGTGGAGACCCCGCGCGCGCGGGTGACCCTGGCCACGGGGATCCCGGAGGCCGTCTGCCGCGAAATCAACCTGGGCTACCGCGACTGGCGCGCGCTACGACCGGAAGCCTTTGCGAATCGCGAGGACGAGGGCGTGCTGCTGGTGCCCAAGGCCGGGGAGCAGCTCTATCGGAAGCGGGAATCGCCGAAGCCCATGTGA
- a CDS encoding S8 family serine peptidase, whose protein sequence is MQGLWAWLGRTALRVAAGVWALVAAAETVEFREPRLVAYELTEAPIMTRSLAAGAPGPEWIPARRTGRPDAVALGRRIVLRLQPGSRFDEFPELNRMALWRQVDERTRVLEAADATAAVASAAALSRRSGVEVAVPTVRRASLRRHFPYAPRPDDRYFPLQVALQSPASPGAFLADGPDLNVRGAWPLGRGAGVTVAVADDGMELTHADLAANATGPHRNFHNDRTDGTHWTDALYHGTAVAGLIAATANNGIGLAGIAPESRLASWVIFDADGELPDDAAMAEMFQAGGDVVAVQNHSWGNSDFLFVEQRLLENEAIRDAVGHGRHGLGTILVRSAGNTRETDYNFRRGSGDANLDGYANDPRQITVASVRADGRYASYSTPGACVLVAALSGDSRAGQAGLVTTDRTGAAGLNRFNVAGDPTAADYLAGAQRFSGTSASAPLVSGCVALILSVNPRLTWRDVPQILALSARQTDPSASDLQTNGAGFLVSHDTGFGVPNAATAVRLARNWVPQPAANSVRLSRITGSPIPDGASEAGLRLEFAVTHPLSVQHAQVRVQWSHDRGQDLEVRLIAPAETRSQLLRPGSADAPVPPEWTFLSVLHLGESSLGSWFLEIVDHQPGIAGRLHSAELILTGRTIRDSDADGLDDDWERDRLKTLAWGPRDDPDRDGWSNAAEALAGSDPDLNETPWVATLDLNPEEPPRLAWPSTPEQPAEIWGTPQAGLPWRLLTNAPGRVQEAGWWVPEGLTERLFQIRAPF, encoded by the coding sequence GTGCAGGGGTTGTGGGCATGGCTTGGAAGGACTGCGCTCAGGGTCGCCGCCGGCGTCTGGGCGCTGGTTGCGGCCGCCGAAACCGTCGAATTCCGGGAGCCGCGGCTGGTGGCCTACGAGCTGACGGAGGCTCCCATCATGACACGATCGCTGGCCGCAGGTGCGCCGGGACCTGAATGGATTCCGGCGCGGCGCACCGGCCGTCCAGACGCTGTCGCCCTGGGACGCCGCATCGTGCTCCGGTTGCAACCTGGGAGCCGTTTCGATGAATTCCCGGAACTGAACCGGATGGCGCTGTGGCGTCAGGTGGATGAGCGGACCCGGGTCCTCGAGGCGGCGGACGCGACCGCCGCGGTCGCCAGCGCGGCGGCGCTTTCACGGAGGTCCGGGGTGGAAGTGGCCGTTCCCACGGTCCGGCGCGCTTCCCTGCGCCGCCATTTCCCGTACGCGCCCCGCCCCGACGATCGGTACTTTCCGCTGCAGGTGGCCCTTCAGTCGCCGGCATCACCCGGGGCGTTCCTCGCGGACGGCCCGGATCTCAATGTGCGCGGGGCCTGGCCCCTGGGCCGGGGTGCAGGGGTGACCGTGGCGGTGGCGGATGACGGCATGGAACTGACCCACGCGGACCTGGCGGCCAATGCCACCGGACCGCACCGAAATTTCCACAATGACCGCACCGACGGAACCCACTGGACGGATGCCCTATACCACGGCACGGCGGTCGCCGGCCTGATCGCGGCAACCGCCAACAATGGCATCGGCCTCGCCGGGATTGCTCCGGAGTCCCGGCTCGCCAGCTGGGTCATCTTCGATGCGGACGGCGAACTCCCCGACGATGCCGCCATGGCGGAAATGTTCCAGGCCGGGGGGGACGTCGTGGCGGTTCAGAATCATTCCTGGGGCAATTCCGACTTCCTGTTCGTGGAACAGCGCCTGCTGGAGAACGAGGCCATCCGGGATGCCGTGGGACATGGACGGCACGGGCTGGGCACCATCCTGGTGCGCTCCGCCGGCAACACCCGAGAAACCGACTACAACTTCCGCCGCGGCTCCGGGGACGCGAACCTCGACGGGTATGCCAACGACCCGCGCCAGATCACCGTTGCGTCTGTGCGGGCCGACGGACGGTACGCCTCCTACAGCACCCCGGGTGCCTGCGTGCTGGTCGCCGCACTCAGCGGCGACAGTCGGGCGGGACAGGCGGGTCTCGTCACGACCGACCGAACGGGAGCGGCCGGACTCAACCGCTTCAACGTTGCTGGAGATCCGACCGCGGCAGACTACCTGGCTGGCGCCCAACGGTTCAGCGGCACATCGGCATCCGCGCCCCTGGTGAGCGGCTGTGTGGCCCTGATTCTTTCCGTCAACCCGCGCCTGACCTGGCGGGATGTGCCGCAGATTCTGGCGTTGTCCGCGCGCCAGACCGATCCCTCGGCGTCCGACCTCCAGACCAACGGCGCCGGGTTCCTGGTGAGCCACGACACCGGATTCGGAGTACCCAATGCGGCGACCGCGGTCCGACTTGCCAGGAACTGGGTCCCGCAGCCCGCAGCGAACAGCGTGCGGCTTTCCCGGATCACCGGCAGCCCAATCCCGGACGGTGCCTCCGAAGCGGGCCTTCGCCTGGAGTTCGCGGTCACCCATCCCCTCTCAGTCCAGCACGCACAGGTGAGGGTTCAGTGGAGCCACGACCGGGGACAGGACCTGGAAGTCCGGCTCATCGCTCCGGCAGAGACCCGTTCGCAATTGCTGCGTCCCGGCTCCGCGGACGCCCCGGTGCCGCCGGAGTGGACCTTTCTCTCGGTGCTCCACCTCGGCGAGAGCAGCCTGGGCTCCTGGTTTCTCGAAATCGTGGATCACCAGCCCGGCATCGCCGGCCGGCTTCATTCGGCGGAACTGATCCTGACCGGCCGCACGATCCGGGATTCCGATGCGGATGGTCTGGATGACGACTGGGAACGCGACCGGCTGAAAACCCTCGCCTGGGGGCCACGGGACGACCCGGACCGCGATGGATGGTCCAACGCTGCGGAGGCCCTCGCCGGAAGTGATCCCGACCTCAACGAGACGCCGTGGGTCGCCACCCTCGATCTCAACCCCGAGGAACCCCCACGCCTCGCCTGGCCCTCGACTCCGGAGCAGCCGGCGGAAATCTGGGGCACACCGCAAGCCGGCCTGCCGTGGAGGTTGTTGACCAACGCCCCCGGGCGTGTTCAGGAGGCCGGTTGGTGGGTTCCGGAGGGGCTGACCGAACGTCTGTTTCAGATTCGGGCCCCGTTCTGA
- a CDS encoding DUF1501 domain-containing protein: MTAGAASRFLWSRREFLGRSGAGIGLGALAALFARDGVLATPSGGLPDLPHRAPSAKRVIYLFQNGAPTHVDLFDYKPRLQELHGQPVPVESIAGKRFSTMTGQADGKLLLAPIEPFHRRGESGAWVSDLLPHTAAIADDLCFVKGLHTDAVNHAPGISLLLSGAQIPGRPTLGAWLAYGLGSVAENLPAYVVMTSVSKGTTCGQIFYDFYWGSGFLPSRYQGVKFRGSGEPVLYLGDPPGMSRMTRRAMLDDVAALNALKLQAHGDPEIATRIAQYEMAFRMQASVPELADLSREPESVLNLYGPSVREQGTFAYNCLMARRLIERGVRCVQVMHAGWDQHSSLTTELYTQCRDTDQPSAGLVRDLKQRGLLEDTLVVWGGEFGRTPFIQGKLEDRKRWGRDHHPYAFTTWMAGGGVKPGLSYGETDELGMNVVQDPVHVHDLQATLLHLMGIHHERLTYRFQGREFRLTDVHGAVIRGILA, from the coding sequence ATGACGGCGGGCGCGGCGTCCCGTTTCCTGTGGTCCCGTCGTGAATTTCTCGGACGCTCGGGTGCCGGAATCGGTCTGGGGGCGCTCGCGGCGCTGTTCGCGCGTGACGGCGTCCTTGCGACACCGTCCGGCGGCCTGCCCGACCTGCCGCACCGCGCGCCAAGCGCGAAGCGGGTGATCTACCTGTTCCAGAACGGGGCGCCAACCCATGTGGACCTCTTTGATTACAAGCCGCGCCTCCAGGAGTTGCACGGGCAGCCAGTTCCGGTGGAGTCCATTGCCGGCAAACGTTTCAGCACGATGACGGGCCAGGCCGACGGGAAACTGTTGCTGGCCCCGATCGAACCGTTCCACCGGCGTGGGGAGAGCGGCGCGTGGGTGAGCGATCTTTTGCCGCACACGGCGGCGATTGCGGATGACCTGTGTTTCGTGAAGGGCCTGCACACCGACGCGGTGAACCATGCCCCCGGCATTTCGCTCCTCCTCAGCGGGGCGCAGATTCCCGGGCGTCCGACGCTGGGGGCGTGGCTGGCCTACGGGCTGGGCAGCGTCGCTGAAAACCTGCCGGCCTACGTCGTGATGACCTCGGTGAGCAAGGGCACGACCTGCGGACAGATCTTCTATGACTTCTACTGGGGATCGGGATTCCTGCCCTCCCGCTACCAGGGCGTGAAGTTCCGCGGCAGCGGCGAGCCCGTGTTGTATCTGGGCGATCCGCCGGGCATGAGCCGGATGACCCGCCGGGCGATGCTCGACGATGTCGCCGCCCTCAACGCCCTGAAACTTCAAGCGCACGGGGACCCGGAGATCGCGACGCGCATTGCGCAGTACGAAATGGCCTTCCGCATGCAGGCCAGCGTCCCGGAGCTCGCCGACCTGTCACGGGAACCGGAGTCCGTGCTGAACCTTTATGGACCGTCGGTCCGCGAACAGGGCACCTTTGCCTACAACTGCCTGATGGCGCGGCGCCTCATCGAGCGGGGGGTGCGTTGCGTCCAGGTCATGCACGCGGGCTGGGATCAACACAGCAGTCTCACCACCGAGCTTTACACGCAGTGCCGCGACACCGACCAGCCCTCAGCCGGCCTGGTTCGCGACCTGAAGCAGCGCGGACTGCTGGAGGACACCCTGGTGGTCTGGGGCGGAGAATTCGGCCGGACGCCGTTCATCCAGGGCAAGCTGGAGGACCGGAAGCGGTGGGGTCGCGACCATCACCCCTATGCATTCACCACCTGGATGGCGGGCGGCGGCGTGAAACCGGGCCTCAGCTACGGGGAGACCGATGAACTCGGGATGAACGTGGTGCAGGATCCCGTGCACGTGCACGACCTGCAGGCGACCCTGCTGCATCTGATGGGCATCCATCACGAGCGCCTGACCTACCGGTTCCAGGGCCGCGAATTCCGCCTGACCGACGTGCATGGCGCGGTGATCCGCGGCATCCTGGCGTGA
- a CDS encoding PSD1 domain-containing protein has product MRCHQVIGVAAGLLVSGGGAGAAVDFAREILPVLSDACFACHGPDSGARKAGLRLDTPDGARGAGRSGERAIVPGHAERSELWRRINAGDPDDVMPPPESNRRLSAAQRDRIRAWIEEGAPWGRHWAYEPPQRPVPPVSEGGMAGVRNALDAFVATRLRDEGWVAAPEASRETLLRRVSLDLSGLPPTPEEVAAFVRDPDPAAYERQVDRLLASPRLGERLAWDWLEAARYADSNGYQGDSERTMWPWRDWVISAFNRNLPFDTFTLWQIAGDLMPEAPREATLATGFLRNHMINGEGGRIPEENRVDYLFDQAETVATVWLAATYNCTRCHDHKYDPHTQRDYFSLVAFFNRTAVDGSGGNPQTPPVLEMPDDVQVARGELLEAERSAAVAATTAAEALKFAGESGPDGSEGPDSAELPREILEVLKALPGGRDVSKLEKLATHFRESDPGYASVIERQREAQAALDALARSIPRVMVMADVASPRPTFVLNRGSYLEPTTEVDVALPSALATTGTLSVSNRLGLARWLVSPGNPLTARVAVNRWWQALFGTGLVKTSEDFGVQGEHPSHPELLDWLACEFMESGWDVKRLLRLLVTSGTYRQSSVVPPDLAAQDPENRLLARGPRFRMPSWMIRDAALAASGLLAETAGGPAVKPYQPPGIWEEATFGNKRYDQDHGAALYRRSVYVFWRRIVGPTMFFDVASRQTCTVRTPRTNVPLHALLTLNDTAHLEAARVLASVLLEGDDPDDSGRLAAACRRVLGRDPTTEELDVLQRGLDRHRGTFRRDPEAAAALVAAGEAPGVPGLEAPEHAAWMLLCSTLLNLDEALTKE; this is encoded by the coding sequence ATGCGCTGCCATCAGGTCATTGGAGTTGCCGCGGGATTGCTCGTGAGTGGCGGCGGCGCGGGCGCGGCGGTGGACTTCGCGCGCGAGATTCTGCCGGTGCTGTCGGATGCCTGCTTTGCCTGCCACGGACCCGATTCCGGGGCCCGAAAGGCGGGGTTGAGACTCGACACTCCGGACGGGGCCCGGGGTGCGGGACGCAGCGGGGAGCGGGCCATCGTCCCGGGCCATGCGGAGCGGAGTGAACTCTGGCGGCGCATCAACGCAGGCGACCCCGATGACGTCATGCCGCCACCGGAGTCCAACCGCCGGCTGTCCGCCGCGCAGCGGGACCGGATCCGGGCGTGGATCGAGGAGGGCGCCCCGTGGGGGCGCCACTGGGCGTACGAGCCGCCCCAACGACCGGTCCCCCCGGTTTCGGAGGGCGGGATGGCGGGCGTCCGGAATGCTTTGGATGCCTTCGTCGCGACCCGCCTGCGCGACGAGGGATGGGTGGCCGCTCCGGAGGCGTCGCGGGAAACCCTGCTCCGTCGGGTGAGTTTGGACCTGTCCGGGCTGCCGCCGACGCCTGAAGAGGTCGCGGCGTTCGTCCGGGATCCCGACCCCGCGGCCTACGAACGGCAGGTGGACCGGTTGCTTGCCTCGCCCCGCCTTGGGGAACGGCTCGCCTGGGACTGGCTGGAGGCGGCGCGCTACGCTGATTCCAATGGGTATCAGGGCGACTCCGAGCGGACGATGTGGCCCTGGCGCGACTGGGTGATCTCGGCGTTCAACCGGAATCTCCCATTCGACACCTTCACCCTCTGGCAGATCGCGGGTGATTTGATGCCGGAGGCGCCACGGGAGGCGACGCTGGCCACCGGCTTTTTGCGGAACCACATGATCAACGGCGAGGGCGGTCGGATCCCCGAGGAGAACCGTGTGGACTACCTCTTTGACCAGGCGGAGACGGTTGCCACGGTGTGGCTGGCGGCGACCTACAACTGCACCCGCTGCCACGACCACAAGTATGACCCGCACACCCAGCGCGATTACTTCAGTCTCGTGGCGTTCTTTAATCGCACGGCCGTGGATGGCAGCGGCGGTAATCCGCAGACTCCCCCGGTGCTGGAGATGCCGGATGACGTTCAGGTCGCCCGAGGTGAGTTGCTGGAGGCGGAACGGAGTGCGGCCGTAGCGGCCACGACGGCGGCCGAGGCCCTGAAGTTTGCCGGCGAGTCGGGACCGGACGGGTCCGAAGGCCCCGACTCTGCGGAGTTGCCACGCGAAATTCTGGAAGTGCTCAAGGCGTTGCCGGGCGGGCGCGATGTCTCGAAATTGGAGAAGCTCGCCACCCATTTCCGGGAGTCTGATCCCGGCTATGCCTCCGTCATCGAGCGGCAGCGTGAAGCGCAGGCGGCCCTGGACGCACTGGCCCGATCCATCCCGCGCGTCATGGTGATGGCCGACGTCGCCAGCCCACGGCCCACTTTTGTCCTGAACCGCGGGAGCTACCTGGAGCCGACCACCGAGGTGGACGTGGCCCTGCCGTCCGCACTGGCTACGACGGGGACGCTGTCGGTCTCCAACCGTCTCGGGCTTGCGCGATGGCTGGTGTCGCCCGGCAACCCGTTGACCGCGCGGGTGGCGGTCAACCGCTGGTGGCAGGCGTTGTTCGGTACCGGGTTGGTGAAGACTTCGGAAGATTTTGGCGTGCAGGGCGAGCACCCGTCGCATCCGGAACTCCTCGACTGGCTGGCCTGTGAATTCATGGAGTCTGGCTGGGATGTGAAGCGACTGTTGCGCCTGCTGGTCACCAGCGGGACCTACCGCCAGTCGTCCGTGGTCCCGCCTGACCTGGCGGCTCAGGACCCCGAAAACCGGCTTCTGGCGCGCGGACCGCGCTTTCGAATGCCCTCGTGGATGATTCGCGACGCGGCGCTGGCCGCCTCCGGCCTTCTCGCGGAGACGGCGGGCGGGCCCGCGGTGAAGCCTTACCAGCCACCCGGGATCTGGGAGGAAGCCACCTTTGGGAACAAGCGCTATGATCAGGATCATGGCGCTGCGTTGTACCGGCGCAGCGTCTATGTCTTCTGGCGCCGGATTGTCGGTCCCACGATGTTTTTTGACGTGGCGAGCCGCCAGACCTGCACGGTGAGGACGCCGCGGACCAATGTGCCGCTGCATGCGTTGCTGACCCTCAATGACACGGCCCATCTCGAGGCGGCCCGAGTGCTCGCCAGCGTGCTGCTTGAAGGCGACGATCCCGACGATTCCGGGCGCCTTGCGGCGGCGTGCCGGAGGGTGCTGGGGCGGGATCCAACGACGGAGGAACTCGACGTGCTCCAGCGCGGACTCGATCGCCATCGCGGAACATTTCGCAGGGATCCGGAAGCCGCGGCTGCCCTGGTGGCCGCGGGCGAGGCTCCGGGCGTCCCCGGCCTCGAGGCGCCGGAGCACGCCGCCTGGATGCTGCTTTGCAGCACCCTGCTCAACCTGGACGAGGCCTTGACCAAGGAATGA